Proteins co-encoded in one Lagopus muta isolate bLagMut1 chromosome 25, bLagMut1 primary, whole genome shotgun sequence genomic window:
- the MPP2 gene encoding MAGUK p55 subfamily member 2 isoform X3 encodes MATSPAPLKGDTPSSPTRIPGKVRGSERGAPTAMQQVLDNLLGLPSAPGAADLDLIFLRGIMESPIVRSLAKAHERLEETKLEAVRDNNVELVQEILHDIGHLVQQDSAAAELARILREPHFQSLLETHDSVASKSYETPPPSPVLDTTFSNQPVPPDAVRMVGIRKTAGENLGVTFRVERGELVIARILHGGMVAQQGLLHVGDVIREVNGQEVGSDPRVLQDSLRHASGSVVLKILPSYQEPHPPRQVFVKCHFDYDPASDSLIPCKEAGLRFAAGDLLQIVNQDDPNWWQACHVEGGSAGLIPSQLLEEKRKAFVKRDLEVAPTSAGALCSSLSGRRKKRMMYLTTKNAEFDRHELLIYEEVARMPPFRRKTLVLIGAQGVGRRSLKNKLIMFDQARYGTTIPYTSRKPKDSEKDGHGYHFVSRGEMEADIKAGHYLEHGEYEGNLYGTKIDSIRAVVNAGKMCILDVNPQAVKVLRTAEFVPYVVFIEAPSAETLRAMNRAALESGVAIKQLSEADARRTVEESSRIQHGYSHYFDLSLTNDNLEHTFGQLREAMEHLRAEPQWVPVTWVY; translated from the exons ATGGCAACGTCACCTGCCCCCCTTAAAGGGGACACGCCGTCCTCCCCCACCCGAATCCCCGGGAAGGTACGTGGCAGTGAGCGGGGGGCTCCTACGG ccATGCAGCAAGTCCTCGACAACCTCCTGGGCCTCCCCAGTGCCCCAGGTGCTGCTGACCTTGATCTCATCTTCCTCCGCGGCATCATGGAGAGCCCAATAGTAAGGTCCTTGGCAAAG GCCCATGAGCGACTGGAGGAGACAAAACTGGAGGCAGTGCGGGATAACAACGTGGAGCTGGTGCAGGAGATCCTGCATGACATTGGGCACCTGGTGCAGCAGGACAGCGCAGCAGCCGAGCTGGCCCGCATCCTGCGTGAGCCCCACTTCCAG TCCCTGCTGGAGACCCATGACTCAGTGGCCTCCAAGAGCTATGAGACACCTCCGCCCAGCCCTGTTCTGGATACAACCTTCAGCAACCAGCCTGTGCCCCCCGACGCTGTGCGTATGGTGGGCATTCGCAAGACAGCTGGAGAGAACCTG GGAGTGACGTTCCGGGTGGAGCGGGGGGAGCTGGTGATTGCCCGCATCCTGCATGGGGGCATGGTGGcccagcaggggctgctgcacGTAGGGGATGTCATCCGAGAGGTGAATGGGCAGGAGGTGGGCAGCGACCCACGGGTGCTGCAGGACAGCCTGCGCCATGCCAGTGGTAGCGTCGTCCTCAAGATCCTGCCCAGCTACCAGGAGCCACACCCACCCCGGCAG GTCTTTGTGAAGTGCCACTTTGACTATGACCCAGCTTCCGACAGCCTCATTCCCTGCAAGGAGGCTGGGCTACGCTTTGCTGCTGGAGACCTTCTGCAGATTGTCAACCAGGATGATCCCAACTGGTGGCAG GCATGCCATGTGGAAGGAGGCAGTGCGGGACTTATCCCTagccagctgctggaggagaagcGAAAAGCCTTCGTGAAGCGAGACTTGGAGGTGGCCCCCACATCTG CAggggccctgtgcagcagcctcagtgggagaagaaagaagaggatgATGTACCTGACCACAAAGAACGCAG AGTTTGACCGCCATGAGCTGCTGATCTATGAGGAGGTGGCCCGCATGCCACCTTTCCGAAGGAAAACCCTAGTGCTTATCGGTGCCCAGGGCGTGGGGCGACGCAGCCTCAAGAACAAGCTCATCATGTTCGACCAAGCGCGCTACGGCACCACCATCCCCT ACACATCACGGAAGCCCAAGGACAGCGAGAAAGATGGGCATGGGTACCACTTCGTATCACGGGGTGAGATGGAGGCAGACATCAAGGCAGGTCACTATCTGGAGCACGGCGAGTATGAGGGAAACCTCTACGGCACCAAGATTGACTCCATTCGTGCTGTGGTGAACGCTGGCAAGATGTGCATCCTGGATGTCAACCCACAG GCAGTGAAGGTGCTCAGGACAGCAGAATTTGTGCCCTATGTGGTCTTCATCGAAGCTCCCAGTGCTGAAACCCTGCGGGCCATGAACCGTGCAGCACTGGAGAGTGGCGTGGCTATCAAGCAGCTCTCG GAGGCTGATGCCCGGCGGACAGTAGAGGAGAGCAGTCGCATACAGCATGGCTACAGCCATTACTTTGACCTGAGTCTGACCAACGACAACCTGGAGCACACCTTTGGGCAGCTGCGAGAAGCCATGGAGCACCTGCGGGCTGAGCCCCAGTGGGTGCCTGTCACCTGGGTCTATTAG
- the MPP2 gene encoding MAGUK p55 subfamily member 2 isoform X7, with product MATSPAPLKGDTPSSPTRIPGKAHERLEETKLEAVRDNNVELVQEILHDIGHLVQQDSAAAELARILREPHFQSLLETHDSVASKSYETPPPSPVLDTTFSNQPVPPDAVRMVGIRKTAGENLGVTFRVERGELVIARILHGGMVAQQGLLHVGDVIREVNGQEVGSDPRVLQDSLRHASGSVVLKILPSYQEPHPPRQVFVKCHFDYDPASDSLIPCKEAGLRFAAGDLLQIVNQDDPNWWQACHVEGGSAGLIPSQLLEEKRKAFVKRDLEVAPTSAGALCSSLSGRRKKRMMYLTTKNAEFDRHELLIYEEVARMPPFRRKTLVLIGAQGVGRRSLKNKLIMFDQARYGTTIPYTSRKPKDSEKDGHGYHFVSRGEMEADIKAGHYLEHGEYEGNLYGTKIDSIRAVVNAGKMCILDVNPQAVKVLRTAEFVPYVVFIEAPSAETLRAMNRAALESGVAIKQLSEADARRTVEESSRIQHGYSHYFDLSLTNDNLEHTFGQLREAMEHLRAEPQWVPVTWVY from the exons ATGGCAACGTCACCTGCCCCCCTTAAAGGGGACACGCCGTCCTCCCCCACCCGAATCCCCGGGAAG GCCCATGAGCGACTGGAGGAGACAAAACTGGAGGCAGTGCGGGATAACAACGTGGAGCTGGTGCAGGAGATCCTGCATGACATTGGGCACCTGGTGCAGCAGGACAGCGCAGCAGCCGAGCTGGCCCGCATCCTGCGTGAGCCCCACTTCCAG TCCCTGCTGGAGACCCATGACTCAGTGGCCTCCAAGAGCTATGAGACACCTCCGCCCAGCCCTGTTCTGGATACAACCTTCAGCAACCAGCCTGTGCCCCCCGACGCTGTGCGTATGGTGGGCATTCGCAAGACAGCTGGAGAGAACCTG GGAGTGACGTTCCGGGTGGAGCGGGGGGAGCTGGTGATTGCCCGCATCCTGCATGGGGGCATGGTGGcccagcaggggctgctgcacGTAGGGGATGTCATCCGAGAGGTGAATGGGCAGGAGGTGGGCAGCGACCCACGGGTGCTGCAGGACAGCCTGCGCCATGCCAGTGGTAGCGTCGTCCTCAAGATCCTGCCCAGCTACCAGGAGCCACACCCACCCCGGCAG GTCTTTGTGAAGTGCCACTTTGACTATGACCCAGCTTCCGACAGCCTCATTCCCTGCAAGGAGGCTGGGCTACGCTTTGCTGCTGGAGACCTTCTGCAGATTGTCAACCAGGATGATCCCAACTGGTGGCAG GCATGCCATGTGGAAGGAGGCAGTGCGGGACTTATCCCTagccagctgctggaggagaagcGAAAAGCCTTCGTGAAGCGAGACTTGGAGGTGGCCCCCACATCTG CAggggccctgtgcagcagcctcagtgggagaagaaagaagaggatgATGTACCTGACCACAAAGAACGCAG AGTTTGACCGCCATGAGCTGCTGATCTATGAGGAGGTGGCCCGCATGCCACCTTTCCGAAGGAAAACCCTAGTGCTTATCGGTGCCCAGGGCGTGGGGCGACGCAGCCTCAAGAACAAGCTCATCATGTTCGACCAAGCGCGCTACGGCACCACCATCCCCT ACACATCACGGAAGCCCAAGGACAGCGAGAAAGATGGGCATGGGTACCACTTCGTATCACGGGGTGAGATGGAGGCAGACATCAAGGCAGGTCACTATCTGGAGCACGGCGAGTATGAGGGAAACCTCTACGGCACCAAGATTGACTCCATTCGTGCTGTGGTGAACGCTGGCAAGATGTGCATCCTGGATGTCAACCCACAG GCAGTGAAGGTGCTCAGGACAGCAGAATTTGTGCCCTATGTGGTCTTCATCGAAGCTCCCAGTGCTGAAACCCTGCGGGCCATGAACCGTGCAGCACTGGAGAGTGGCGTGGCTATCAAGCAGCTCTCG GAGGCTGATGCCCGGCGGACAGTAGAGGAGAGCAGTCGCATACAGCATGGCTACAGCCATTACTTTGACCTGAGTCTGACCAACGACAACCTGGAGCACACCTTTGGGCAGCTGCGAGAAGCCATGGAGCACCTGCGGGCTGAGCCCCAGTGGGTGCCTGTCACCTGGGTCTATTAG
- the MPP2 gene encoding MAGUK p55 subfamily member 2 isoform X2, with amino-acid sequence MNSGPKPGASPSGPGTPLGPQVPVSLCSHIPMSPAMQQVLDNLLGLPSAPGAADLDLIFLRGIMESPIVRSLAKAHERLEETKLEAVRDNNVELVQEILHDIGHLVQQDSAAAELARILREPHFQSLLETHDSVASKSYETPPPSPVLDTTFSNQPVPPDAVRMVGIRKTAGENLGVTFRVERGELVIARILHGGMVAQQGLLHVGDVIREVNGQEVGSDPRVLQDSLRHASGSVVLKILPSYQEPHPPRQVFVKCHFDYDPASDSLIPCKEAGLRFAAGDLLQIVNQDDPNWWQACHVEGGSAGLIPSQLLEEKRKAFVKRDLEVAPTSGALCSSLSGRRKKRMMYLTTKNAEFDRHELLIYEEVARMPPFRRKTLVLIGAQGVGRRSLKNKLIMFDQARYGTTIPYTSRKPKDSEKDGHGYHFVSRGEMEADIKAGHYLEHGEYEGNLYGTKIDSIRAVVNAGKMCILDVNPQAVKVLRTAEFVPYVVFIEAPSAETLRAMNRAALESGVAIKQLSEADARRTVEESSRIQHGYSHYFDLSLTNDNLEHTFGQLREAMEHLRAEPQWVPVTWVY; translated from the exons ATGAACAGCGGCCCCAAACCTGGGGCTTCGCCATCTGGCCCCGGCACCCCGTTGGGTCCCCAAG TCCCTGTATCCCTGTGTtcccacatccccatgtccccagccATGCAGCAAGTCCTCGACAACCTCCTGGGCCTCCCCAGTGCCCCAGGTGCTGCTGACCTTGATCTCATCTTCCTCCGCGGCATCATGGAGAGCCCAATAGTAAGGTCCTTGGCAAAG GCCCATGAGCGACTGGAGGAGACAAAACTGGAGGCAGTGCGGGATAACAACGTGGAGCTGGTGCAGGAGATCCTGCATGACATTGGGCACCTGGTGCAGCAGGACAGCGCAGCAGCCGAGCTGGCCCGCATCCTGCGTGAGCCCCACTTCCAG TCCCTGCTGGAGACCCATGACTCAGTGGCCTCCAAGAGCTATGAGACACCTCCGCCCAGCCCTGTTCTGGATACAACCTTCAGCAACCAGCCTGTGCCCCCCGACGCTGTGCGTATGGTGGGCATTCGCAAGACAGCTGGAGAGAACCTG GGAGTGACGTTCCGGGTGGAGCGGGGGGAGCTGGTGATTGCCCGCATCCTGCATGGGGGCATGGTGGcccagcaggggctgctgcacGTAGGGGATGTCATCCGAGAGGTGAATGGGCAGGAGGTGGGCAGCGACCCACGGGTGCTGCAGGACAGCCTGCGCCATGCCAGTGGTAGCGTCGTCCTCAAGATCCTGCCCAGCTACCAGGAGCCACACCCACCCCGGCAG GTCTTTGTGAAGTGCCACTTTGACTATGACCCAGCTTCCGACAGCCTCATTCCCTGCAAGGAGGCTGGGCTACGCTTTGCTGCTGGAGACCTTCTGCAGATTGTCAACCAGGATGATCCCAACTGGTGGCAG GCATGCCATGTGGAAGGAGGCAGTGCGGGACTTATCCCTagccagctgctggaggagaagcGAAAAGCCTTCGTGAAGCGAGACTTGGAGGTGGCCCCCACATCTG gggccctgtgcagcagcctcagtgggagaagaaagaagaggatgATGTACCTGACCACAAAGAACGCAG AGTTTGACCGCCATGAGCTGCTGATCTATGAGGAGGTGGCCCGCATGCCACCTTTCCGAAGGAAAACCCTAGTGCTTATCGGTGCCCAGGGCGTGGGGCGACGCAGCCTCAAGAACAAGCTCATCATGTTCGACCAAGCGCGCTACGGCACCACCATCCCCT ACACATCACGGAAGCCCAAGGACAGCGAGAAAGATGGGCATGGGTACCACTTCGTATCACGGGGTGAGATGGAGGCAGACATCAAGGCAGGTCACTATCTGGAGCACGGCGAGTATGAGGGAAACCTCTACGGCACCAAGATTGACTCCATTCGTGCTGTGGTGAACGCTGGCAAGATGTGCATCCTGGATGTCAACCCACAG GCAGTGAAGGTGCTCAGGACAGCAGAATTTGTGCCCTATGTGGTCTTCATCGAAGCTCCCAGTGCTGAAACCCTGCGGGCCATGAACCGTGCAGCACTGGAGAGTGGCGTGGCTATCAAGCAGCTCTCG GAGGCTGATGCCCGGCGGACAGTAGAGGAGAGCAGTCGCATACAGCATGGCTACAGCCATTACTTTGACCTGAGTCTGACCAACGACAACCTGGAGCACACCTTTGGGCAGCTGCGAGAAGCCATGGAGCACCTGCGGGCTGAGCCCCAGTGGGTGCCTGTCACCTGGGTCTATTAG
- the MPP2 gene encoding MAGUK p55 subfamily member 2 isoform X5, whose protein sequence is MNSGPKPGASPSGPGTPLGPQAMQQVLDNLLGLPSAPGAADLDLIFLRGIMESPIAHERLEETKLEAVRDNNVELVQEILHDIGHLVQQDSAAAELARILREPHFQSLLETHDSVASKSYETPPPSPVLDTTFSNQPVPPDAVRMVGIRKTAGENLGVTFRVERGELVIARILHGGMVAQQGLLHVGDVIREVNGQEVGSDPRVLQDSLRHASGSVVLKILPSYQEPHPPRQVFVKCHFDYDPASDSLIPCKEAGLRFAAGDLLQIVNQDDPNWWQACHVEGGSAGLIPSQLLEEKRKAFVKRDLEVAPTSAGALCSSLSGRRKKRMMYLTTKNAEFDRHELLIYEEVARMPPFRRKTLVLIGAQGVGRRSLKNKLIMFDQARYGTTIPYTSRKPKDSEKDGHGYHFVSRGEMEADIKAGHYLEHGEYEGNLYGTKIDSIRAVVNAGKMCILDVNPQAVKVLRTAEFVPYVVFIEAPSAETLRAMNRAALESGVAIKQLSEADARRTVEESSRIQHGYSHYFDLSLTNDNLEHTFGQLREAMEHLRAEPQWVPVTWVY, encoded by the exons ATGAACAGCGGCCCCAAACCTGGGGCTTCGCCATCTGGCCCCGGCACCCCGTTGGGTCCCCAAG ccATGCAGCAAGTCCTCGACAACCTCCTGGGCCTCCCCAGTGCCCCAGGTGCTGCTGACCTTGATCTCATCTTCCTCCGCGGCATCATGGAGAGCCCAATA GCCCATGAGCGACTGGAGGAGACAAAACTGGAGGCAGTGCGGGATAACAACGTGGAGCTGGTGCAGGAGATCCTGCATGACATTGGGCACCTGGTGCAGCAGGACAGCGCAGCAGCCGAGCTGGCCCGCATCCTGCGTGAGCCCCACTTCCAG TCCCTGCTGGAGACCCATGACTCAGTGGCCTCCAAGAGCTATGAGACACCTCCGCCCAGCCCTGTTCTGGATACAACCTTCAGCAACCAGCCTGTGCCCCCCGACGCTGTGCGTATGGTGGGCATTCGCAAGACAGCTGGAGAGAACCTG GGAGTGACGTTCCGGGTGGAGCGGGGGGAGCTGGTGATTGCCCGCATCCTGCATGGGGGCATGGTGGcccagcaggggctgctgcacGTAGGGGATGTCATCCGAGAGGTGAATGGGCAGGAGGTGGGCAGCGACCCACGGGTGCTGCAGGACAGCCTGCGCCATGCCAGTGGTAGCGTCGTCCTCAAGATCCTGCCCAGCTACCAGGAGCCACACCCACCCCGGCAG GTCTTTGTGAAGTGCCACTTTGACTATGACCCAGCTTCCGACAGCCTCATTCCCTGCAAGGAGGCTGGGCTACGCTTTGCTGCTGGAGACCTTCTGCAGATTGTCAACCAGGATGATCCCAACTGGTGGCAG GCATGCCATGTGGAAGGAGGCAGTGCGGGACTTATCCCTagccagctgctggaggagaagcGAAAAGCCTTCGTGAAGCGAGACTTGGAGGTGGCCCCCACATCTG CAggggccctgtgcagcagcctcagtgggagaagaaagaagaggatgATGTACCTGACCACAAAGAACGCAG AGTTTGACCGCCATGAGCTGCTGATCTATGAGGAGGTGGCCCGCATGCCACCTTTCCGAAGGAAAACCCTAGTGCTTATCGGTGCCCAGGGCGTGGGGCGACGCAGCCTCAAGAACAAGCTCATCATGTTCGACCAAGCGCGCTACGGCACCACCATCCCCT ACACATCACGGAAGCCCAAGGACAGCGAGAAAGATGGGCATGGGTACCACTTCGTATCACGGGGTGAGATGGAGGCAGACATCAAGGCAGGTCACTATCTGGAGCACGGCGAGTATGAGGGAAACCTCTACGGCACCAAGATTGACTCCATTCGTGCTGTGGTGAACGCTGGCAAGATGTGCATCCTGGATGTCAACCCACAG GCAGTGAAGGTGCTCAGGACAGCAGAATTTGTGCCCTATGTGGTCTTCATCGAAGCTCCCAGTGCTGAAACCCTGCGGGCCATGAACCGTGCAGCACTGGAGAGTGGCGTGGCTATCAAGCAGCTCTCG GAGGCTGATGCCCGGCGGACAGTAGAGGAGAGCAGTCGCATACAGCATGGCTACAGCCATTACTTTGACCTGAGTCTGACCAACGACAACCTGGAGCACACCTTTGGGCAGCTGCGAGAAGCCATGGAGCACCTGCGGGCTGAGCCCCAGTGGGTGCCTGTCACCTGGGTCTATTAG
- the MPP2 gene encoding MAGUK p55 subfamily member 2 isoform X4, with protein MNSGPKPGASPSGPGTPLGPQAMQQVLDNLLGLPSAPGAADLDLIFLRGIMESPIVRSLAKAHERLEETKLEAVRDNNVELVQEILHDIGHLVQQDSAAAELARILREPHFQSLLETHDSVASKSYETPPPSPVLDTTFSNQPVPPDAVRMVGIRKTAGENLGVTFRVERGELVIARILHGGMVAQQGLLHVGDVIREVNGQEVGSDPRVLQDSLRHASGSVVLKILPSYQEPHPPRQVFVKCHFDYDPASDSLIPCKEAGLRFAAGDLLQIVNQDDPNWWQACHVEGGSAGLIPSQLLEEKRKAFVKRDLEVAPTSAGALCSSLSGRRKKRMMYLTTKNAEFDRHELLIYEEVARMPPFRRKTLVLIGAQGVGRRSLKNKLIMFDQARYGTTIPYTSRKPKDSEKDGHGYHFVSRGEMEADIKAGHYLEHGEYEGNLYGTKIDSIRAVVNAGKMCILDVNPQAVKVLRTAEFVPYVVFIEAPSAETLRAMNRAALESGVAIKQLSEADARRTVEESSRIQHGYSHYFDLSLTNDNLEHTFGQLREAMEHLRAEPQWVPVTWVY; from the exons ATGAACAGCGGCCCCAAACCTGGGGCTTCGCCATCTGGCCCCGGCACCCCGTTGGGTCCCCAAG ccATGCAGCAAGTCCTCGACAACCTCCTGGGCCTCCCCAGTGCCCCAGGTGCTGCTGACCTTGATCTCATCTTCCTCCGCGGCATCATGGAGAGCCCAATAGTAAGGTCCTTGGCAAAG GCCCATGAGCGACTGGAGGAGACAAAACTGGAGGCAGTGCGGGATAACAACGTGGAGCTGGTGCAGGAGATCCTGCATGACATTGGGCACCTGGTGCAGCAGGACAGCGCAGCAGCCGAGCTGGCCCGCATCCTGCGTGAGCCCCACTTCCAG TCCCTGCTGGAGACCCATGACTCAGTGGCCTCCAAGAGCTATGAGACACCTCCGCCCAGCCCTGTTCTGGATACAACCTTCAGCAACCAGCCTGTGCCCCCCGACGCTGTGCGTATGGTGGGCATTCGCAAGACAGCTGGAGAGAACCTG GGAGTGACGTTCCGGGTGGAGCGGGGGGAGCTGGTGATTGCCCGCATCCTGCATGGGGGCATGGTGGcccagcaggggctgctgcacGTAGGGGATGTCATCCGAGAGGTGAATGGGCAGGAGGTGGGCAGCGACCCACGGGTGCTGCAGGACAGCCTGCGCCATGCCAGTGGTAGCGTCGTCCTCAAGATCCTGCCCAGCTACCAGGAGCCACACCCACCCCGGCAG GTCTTTGTGAAGTGCCACTTTGACTATGACCCAGCTTCCGACAGCCTCATTCCCTGCAAGGAGGCTGGGCTACGCTTTGCTGCTGGAGACCTTCTGCAGATTGTCAACCAGGATGATCCCAACTGGTGGCAG GCATGCCATGTGGAAGGAGGCAGTGCGGGACTTATCCCTagccagctgctggaggagaagcGAAAAGCCTTCGTGAAGCGAGACTTGGAGGTGGCCCCCACATCTG CAggggccctgtgcagcagcctcagtgggagaagaaagaagaggatgATGTACCTGACCACAAAGAACGCAG AGTTTGACCGCCATGAGCTGCTGATCTATGAGGAGGTGGCCCGCATGCCACCTTTCCGAAGGAAAACCCTAGTGCTTATCGGTGCCCAGGGCGTGGGGCGACGCAGCCTCAAGAACAAGCTCATCATGTTCGACCAAGCGCGCTACGGCACCACCATCCCCT ACACATCACGGAAGCCCAAGGACAGCGAGAAAGATGGGCATGGGTACCACTTCGTATCACGGGGTGAGATGGAGGCAGACATCAAGGCAGGTCACTATCTGGAGCACGGCGAGTATGAGGGAAACCTCTACGGCACCAAGATTGACTCCATTCGTGCTGTGGTGAACGCTGGCAAGATGTGCATCCTGGATGTCAACCCACAG GCAGTGAAGGTGCTCAGGACAGCAGAATTTGTGCCCTATGTGGTCTTCATCGAAGCTCCCAGTGCTGAAACCCTGCGGGCCATGAACCGTGCAGCACTGGAGAGTGGCGTGGCTATCAAGCAGCTCTCG GAGGCTGATGCCCGGCGGACAGTAGAGGAGAGCAGTCGCATACAGCATGGCTACAGCCATTACTTTGACCTGAGTCTGACCAACGACAACCTGGAGCACACCTTTGGGCAGCTGCGAGAAGCCATGGAGCACCTGCGGGCTGAGCCCCAGTGGGTGCCTGTCACCTGGGTCTATTAG
- the MPP2 gene encoding MAGUK p55 subfamily member 2 isoform X1, with translation MNSGPKPGASPSGPGTPLGPQVPVSLCSHIPMSPAMQQVLDNLLGLPSAPGAADLDLIFLRGIMESPIVRSLAKAHERLEETKLEAVRDNNVELVQEILHDIGHLVQQDSAAAELARILREPHFQSLLETHDSVASKSYETPPPSPVLDTTFSNQPVPPDAVRMVGIRKTAGENLGVTFRVERGELVIARILHGGMVAQQGLLHVGDVIREVNGQEVGSDPRVLQDSLRHASGSVVLKILPSYQEPHPPRQVFVKCHFDYDPASDSLIPCKEAGLRFAAGDLLQIVNQDDPNWWQACHVEGGSAGLIPSQLLEEKRKAFVKRDLEVAPTSAGALCSSLSGRRKKRMMYLTTKNAEFDRHELLIYEEVARMPPFRRKTLVLIGAQGVGRRSLKNKLIMFDQARYGTTIPYTSRKPKDSEKDGHGYHFVSRGEMEADIKAGHYLEHGEYEGNLYGTKIDSIRAVVNAGKMCILDVNPQAVKVLRTAEFVPYVVFIEAPSAETLRAMNRAALESGVAIKQLSEADARRTVEESSRIQHGYSHYFDLSLTNDNLEHTFGQLREAMEHLRAEPQWVPVTWVY, from the exons ATGAACAGCGGCCCCAAACCTGGGGCTTCGCCATCTGGCCCCGGCACCCCGTTGGGTCCCCAAG TCCCTGTATCCCTGTGTtcccacatccccatgtccccagccATGCAGCAAGTCCTCGACAACCTCCTGGGCCTCCCCAGTGCCCCAGGTGCTGCTGACCTTGATCTCATCTTCCTCCGCGGCATCATGGAGAGCCCAATAGTAAGGTCCTTGGCAAAG GCCCATGAGCGACTGGAGGAGACAAAACTGGAGGCAGTGCGGGATAACAACGTGGAGCTGGTGCAGGAGATCCTGCATGACATTGGGCACCTGGTGCAGCAGGACAGCGCAGCAGCCGAGCTGGCCCGCATCCTGCGTGAGCCCCACTTCCAG TCCCTGCTGGAGACCCATGACTCAGTGGCCTCCAAGAGCTATGAGACACCTCCGCCCAGCCCTGTTCTGGATACAACCTTCAGCAACCAGCCTGTGCCCCCCGACGCTGTGCGTATGGTGGGCATTCGCAAGACAGCTGGAGAGAACCTG GGAGTGACGTTCCGGGTGGAGCGGGGGGAGCTGGTGATTGCCCGCATCCTGCATGGGGGCATGGTGGcccagcaggggctgctgcacGTAGGGGATGTCATCCGAGAGGTGAATGGGCAGGAGGTGGGCAGCGACCCACGGGTGCTGCAGGACAGCCTGCGCCATGCCAGTGGTAGCGTCGTCCTCAAGATCCTGCCCAGCTACCAGGAGCCACACCCACCCCGGCAG GTCTTTGTGAAGTGCCACTTTGACTATGACCCAGCTTCCGACAGCCTCATTCCCTGCAAGGAGGCTGGGCTACGCTTTGCTGCTGGAGACCTTCTGCAGATTGTCAACCAGGATGATCCCAACTGGTGGCAG GCATGCCATGTGGAAGGAGGCAGTGCGGGACTTATCCCTagccagctgctggaggagaagcGAAAAGCCTTCGTGAAGCGAGACTTGGAGGTGGCCCCCACATCTG CAggggccctgtgcagcagcctcagtgggagaagaaagaagaggatgATGTACCTGACCACAAAGAACGCAG AGTTTGACCGCCATGAGCTGCTGATCTATGAGGAGGTGGCCCGCATGCCACCTTTCCGAAGGAAAACCCTAGTGCTTATCGGTGCCCAGGGCGTGGGGCGACGCAGCCTCAAGAACAAGCTCATCATGTTCGACCAAGCGCGCTACGGCACCACCATCCCCT ACACATCACGGAAGCCCAAGGACAGCGAGAAAGATGGGCATGGGTACCACTTCGTATCACGGGGTGAGATGGAGGCAGACATCAAGGCAGGTCACTATCTGGAGCACGGCGAGTATGAGGGAAACCTCTACGGCACCAAGATTGACTCCATTCGTGCTGTGGTGAACGCTGGCAAGATGTGCATCCTGGATGTCAACCCACAG GCAGTGAAGGTGCTCAGGACAGCAGAATTTGTGCCCTATGTGGTCTTCATCGAAGCTCCCAGTGCTGAAACCCTGCGGGCCATGAACCGTGCAGCACTGGAGAGTGGCGTGGCTATCAAGCAGCTCTCG GAGGCTGATGCCCGGCGGACAGTAGAGGAGAGCAGTCGCATACAGCATGGCTACAGCCATTACTTTGACCTGAGTCTGACCAACGACAACCTGGAGCACACCTTTGGGCAGCTGCGAGAAGCCATGGAGCACCTGCGGGCTGAGCCCCAGTGGGTGCCTGTCACCTGGGTCTATTAG